AAGGGGttacgatgcttcgagggtgactgttgtcagtgtacagagggtccctggttcgagcccaggtaggggcgaggagaggaacGGAAGCAATACTTTTacacctgcagcaaagcacacccacaacatgatgctgccactcccgtgcttcacggttgggatggtgttcttcagcttgatttgatttgcacttgtcgcaccaaagtaagttcatctctaggagacagaatgcatctccatcctgagcggtatgacggccgcgtggtcccatggtgtttatacttgcgtactattgattatacagatgaacgtggtaccttcaggcgtatggaaattgctcccaaggatgaaccagacttgtggtctacaatttttttctgaggtcttggctgatttcttttgattttcccatgatgtcaagcaaagagtcactgagtttgaaggtaggccttgaaatacatccacaggtactcctccaattgactcaaattatgtcaattagcctatcagaagcttctaaagccatgacatcattttctggatttttccaagctgtttacaggcacagtcaacttagtgtatgtaaacttctgacccactggaattgtgatacagtgaattataagtgaaataatgtgtctgtaaacaattgttggaaaaattaattgtgtcatgcacaaagtagatgtcctaaccgacttgcctaaactatagtttgttaacaagacatttgtggagtggttagagttttaatgactccaacctaagtgtatgtaaacttccaacttcaactgtatgtactgtataaacCATCTGAGCCTTTACATTTGGATGTATGCCAAACCACTTTAGGGTTGTGAATGAACTAAATGGATTATTATTAGTGTGTTCATTGATTGATCAAAATCTGTACCTTGGATTTCCCTTCATGAGGATGTGACATTGTACAGTGAAGGTGTCATGTGGTGTAGTAAATGATATACTCATAAATCCGGCTGTGGGCTATAAATCTAAGTGATACGGTTTCATCCTTGGTGTAGGAGGGGGAAGGCTTTATTCATACTTCTGTGTTTCTCTTTTGCCGATTGACTTTGACTGTTCTACTGAGTGGACATTTGTGGAGACGATAACTATTCTGGATGTGGATTTATACATCTTTGCGACCAGGAAGTTGAAACACTGATTATCAAGGTAAATCTACAGTATTGATAAACTAGAAAGAGCAACAACAAGCTAATTACCTTGGTAAATGTATTCACCTTTTatgctactgtactactactgagGTCAAATGATTAAAACTGCCTTGAAATAGTTCCATTCTACTGTATAACTTACTGTACATACCAGTACCTACATATAGtgccttcactttttccacattttgttgtgttacagcctgaattatttaAATATActgtttttgtcactggcctacacacaataccccataatgtcaaaatggaattatgtttttaatttttttcccAGATTAATTACAAATTAAAACCTGAAATGCcttgagtcaataaatattcaacccctttgttatggcaagcctaaataagttcagaaaATGTGGTTAACAAGttacataagttgcatggactcactctgtgtgcaataatagtgtttaacaggaCTTTTTTTATGACtaatctctgtacctcacacatacaattatctgtaaggtccctcagtcgagcagtaaaTTCCAAACACAGATTAAacgacaaagaccagggaggttttccaatacctcgTAAAGAAAGACACCTATTGGTTGATGGGTACAAATAAAAAaagctgacattgaatatccctttgagcatggtgaagttatcaattacactttggatggtgtatcaatagtAGAAAGTCACTagaaagatacaggcgtccttcctactcagttgccggagaggaaggaaaccgctcagggctTGATGGcggtgataggagaaaactgaggatagatcaacaacattgtagttactccacaatactaacctaattgacagagtgaaaatacaaacacatgattgAGTACCACTCTCTCTATTTTCAAGCGTAGTGGTGGTTGgtatcgttaaggactggggagtttttcaggataaaaaaataaaccgAATGGAGTTCTCATGTAAATGACATTTTCTGTatagatttttaaaaatacatttctaaaaacatgtcttcactttgacattatggggtattgtgtgtagatgggtgagagaaaaaatatatttaatcaattttgaatttaggctgtaacacaacaaaatgtggaataagtcaagaggtatgaatactttcagaagtcACCATTAGTATTTgtttaattcttcaagctctgtcaagttgattgttgatcattactagtcagccattttcaaatcttgctatagattttcaagcctatttaagtcaaaactgtaactaggccactcaggaatattcaatgtcgtcttgtcattctaatttaaaaaatatatgacaTCTTTCCCAGGTCTTCTGAAAGGATACGAGATGCATCAGTTTATATTAGTCTTAATCACACTCCTGGTCTTATGGCCAACTACTGTTCATGGTGGGAATGTCCTGGTGTTTCCAGTGGAAGGCAGCCATTGGATCAACATGAATGTCATTATTGAAGCGCTGCATTCAAGAGGTCATAGTGTGTCAGTAGTACGGCCATCAGACAGCTGGTACATCAAGGAAACCTCCCCTCACTACAGTTCAATCCCAATTGATATTCCAGGTGGATTTGATGAGGACTTTGCCACAGTGTTTGTGGGTAGACTTCTGGAGAtccagagagaaggaaagggtgcATGGGCTCGTTTTAAACTGGAAATGGAGCTCACGGTAAAAGCCGGAGAGATGCATGAAAAGGtttgtgaaatgcttacatacataTTTGAGAATAAAGAGCTGATGAAATCTCTCCAGGATGCAAAGTACGACTTGGTTCTGACTGATCCTGCTATGGCAGGGGGAGTTATACTGGCACACTACCTTAGTTTACCCGTTGTTTTTAATGTCAGATGGACCATTCACGGTGAAGGTCATTTTGCTAtagctccctctcctctttcataTGTTCCTATGGTAGGGGCAGAGTTAACGGACAAAATGACTTTTCTTGAGAAAGTAAAAAATGTACTGATTTATGGAATGAGCTCTGCTCAGATTGCACATGCTATTAGTCCACAATACACTGCCTTGGTTAGTCAGTACTTTGGTCCTGAGGTCGACTACTTCTCATTGTTTCAAGCTGCTGATTTATGGCTCATGAGAGTTGACTTTGTGTTTGAGTTCCCTCGTCCCACCATGCCTAATGTTATCTATATGGGAGGGTTCCAATGTAAACCTGCCAAGCCTCTTCCCCAAGACCTGGAGGAGTTTGTGCATAGTTCAGGGGAACATGGAGTCATTATCATGTCTTTGGGAACCTTAGTTGCACAGCTTCCTCGTGATTTAACTGATGAATTGGCTGCTGCTTTTTCCCAACTGCCTCAGAAGGTAATCTGGAGACACAAAGGAGACAGGCCAGCTTCTCTGGGCAACAACACCTTACTAGTTGACTGGATGCCTCAGAATGATCTGTTAGGACACCCTAAGACAAGGCTGTTTGTAGCTCACGGAGGAACAAATGGGGTTCAAGAGGCTATCTACCACGGTGTTCCAATAGTAGGCTTACCACTGATTTTTGATCAACCTGACAATCTTCACAAAATGAAAGCCAGAGGAGCAGCGAAGATCCTGGATATTTTTACAATAAGCAGGGATATCTTCCTCCAGGCCTTACAGGAAGTTCTGAATGAGCCGTCCTACAGGATGAACATGCAGAGACTCTCCAGGCTACACCGGGACGTGCCAATGGAACCCCTGGACACTGCCCTCTTCTGGATTGAGTTTGTCATGAGACACAAAGGTGCTGCTCACCTGCGTACAGAGTCCTACAAAATGCCCTGGTACTCCTACCACTCTGTAGATGTAATGGTGTTTTTACTGGCTGTTGTGCTACTTATTATGCTGACTACTGTTGCAATCATCAGGTGTTTATGCTTCAGGATGTGTAGTAGACTAAAAATTAAACATGAATGAAGTTATTTGAGAAGGCCATTGTGTATTGGCTTGAATAGCAAAACACCAATGACAAATACGAAAAgcaaaaatgtaaatacattatttactGGAAAGAGAGATTGATACCACATGTTAGCATAATGGATAGTTGCCTACTTGACAGTAATGGATATTAGCGTTGTTTTATTACCTCTGCAGCCAAAAACATTTCATATGTATTATATTTCATCATATAAATGATGGCATAACTTCTGTTTTGATAGTCAAGCAAAGCAATAATATTGTATTCTGTACTTGATACATCACTGTACAAAAGCCTGGGCTTTTTTttcattaaataaataatttatttaATAAAAAATGCATTGTACAGAGAGACTGTGAGTATGAGCAGTTGTTACATTTGAATTTGTCCCTGGTTAAACCTAATATCCAGTTTTACACATGAGACGACACATAACATTACTCCCTTTCGACAGTGCTACATGTGCATATTCTGCTTAGTATGAGATATATCTTTTTTCTCTGAATAATGTCAACTATTGTATGTATTTTAGCTGGGCCTAGGATTGGGCCTGGGAGTCAGTGGTCTGGGAGTGATGGGATGGGCCTCACAATAGAATGAGAAGGCCAGTCAAGAGAGGTACTCCTCCCATACAGGGTAAAGACCAATCCTTTATTGCATACCTACAGATGGCCACAATGGGCACCATAGGTATTGAAGTGCAGCCTAGCCCAGGCCAGCCCAGCTCAGATACTGggccagtcaaaagtctggacacacttactcattatttttatttttttactattttatacattgtagaataatagaataatagtgaagacatcaaaactatgaaataacacatatggaatcatgtcgttaCCAGAGAGtgttaaacatgtttttttaaatatatatatatatatatatatatatatatatatatatatatatatatatatatatatatatatatggaatgctggaatgcttttccaacagtcttgaaggagttcccacatatgataagcacttgttggctgcttttcaactcatcccaaaccatcttaaatggtttgaggttgggtgattgtggatgccaggtcatctgagatgcagcactccatcactcttcttcttggtcaaatagcccttacacagcctggaggtgtgttgggtcattgtcctgttgaaaaacaaatgatagtcccactaagcgcaaacaagatgggatggcgtatcgctgcaaaatgctgtgatagccataatggttaagtgtgccttcaattctaaataaatcggagacagtgtcactagcaaagcaccatcacacctcttcctccatgccttacggtgtgaaccacacatgtggagatcatccattcagctactctgcgtctcacaaagacatggtggttggaacaaaaaatctaaaatttggactcatcagaccaaaggacagatttccaacatcaacagttgatgttgagatgtgtctgttacttgaactctgtgaagaatttatttgggctgcaatttctgatgctggtaagtctaatgaacttatcctctgcagcagaggtaactctgggtcttcctttcctgtggcagtcctcatgagagccagtttcatcatagcgcttgatgatatttgcgactgcacttgaagaaacgttcaaagctCTTGAGatgttcctgattgactgaccttcatgtcttaaagtaatgatggactgtcctttCTATCTGcctttttgagctgttcttgccgtaatatggtcttgatcttttaccaaatagggctatctgctgtataccacccctaacttgtcacaacacaactgattggctcaaacgcattaaggaaagaaattccacaaatgaacttttaacaaggcacacctgttcattgaaatgtatttcaggtgactacctcatgatgctggttgagagaatgcaagattgtgcaaagctgtcatcaaggcaaagggtcgctactttgaagaatctcaaattgaatatatatatatatatatatatatatatatatatatatataaaaatatgtttaacactttctggtaacgacatgattccatgtgttacttcatagttttgatatcttcactattattttacaatgtagaaaatagtaaaattaagaaaaaccctggaatgagtaggtgtgtccaaacttttgactggtactatacataCTATATGACCTAGAACTGTGTCTGAAATGAGTCAAAATATATGTCTATGTAGGAAATATACATGAAGTACTGACATCATGAAGCAACAAATTAAAACTGGCTCAACCAGTTAGAATCAGATTGTCTACATGACTGTATAAACATATATTTCATTGAAGGCAGGTCATGAGAGTGTGTAGTGTGGTATGCACGTCCCAAATTTTCCCACTGTTGCTGGGCCAAATGCGGTTGATGATAATGAAAGAAAAGTCTGCACATGGTAAAGACGTATATTCATGGTATACACATGTACATTCCATGGGTGCAGCATGCAACCATGTATGGGCTTTTCTTTCATTAGTTTCATGAAATGAAATCACTCTCTGAATGATAGTGCCATTGAAAATGCAAAAGGTAAATCCAAAAAACGGTAAAAGAAATCACCCCCAAAATCCTTATTTACAAATAGAAAGAGTAATTTCAAACGTGGGGGGCTGTCCTCTCACGTCGTCCTGGTTCTTAGGGAGCTCATCCTGAGCACGGTGAGCTCTGCTACGTCTGCATCCTGCATCTCAGACGCCTGCTGGCAGCTCTCTCTGATCACATACACTATGAGTCCCACACAGATGATTATGAGAAGAAATATACCTAGAACCTGATACATCAGGGGGCAGAAATAAAGATTGAATAAGGTGAATAACATCTTAAATGTGACTGCAATGCATAGACTAGGCATCTATGTCATTGATAACACACAACTCCATCACCCCACATAAGTAGAGGGCTTTGTAACAGATAAGAGCTGTGCAGTAACATGAAGAGCTAGGGGCCATATGTATCAAGTGTTTCCGAGTAGGAGTGCTGACTTAGGATCAGTTTATCCTTTTTGATcttaatgaataagattacatggacgaggggacctgattctagatcagcactccctCACTGAATCGCTTGATACATATGGCCCCTAGCTCCACATTCCACCTCATATAATGAAACATATGCATGTAACAATGTAGTGATATGCATGAAATGAAACTCACTTGAGACACAACAAATAGCTGCTGCGAGCGGAGCATTAGTTCTTGCGGTGtgacatctccctcactagttgGCTCACACCATTTCTGCGGTGCTGCTTTATCAACTATGACAAATCTGCCCTTCCAGTCTGTCATTGCACAAGCAAAGTACTGACCATCGAGGAACAACAAGATCAGCCACACGATTGCAGGAACAAAACTGGAAAAAGACACAGTCTTCCGGCACCATGTATCGCACCTGCATCCTTGAATGATCACCATCAACGTGAAGGCCATGACAGCAGGAATGATGAAGAAGGCAGATGAAAACAGTCCGTTCCATTTAGGATTGCAAGGACACTCAAACTCCAGCTCCACCAGCTTCTCTAGTCCCATGAGGATAAATCCAAAAGCCACATTTGAGACCAGAGGACTGTTGCTAAGTTCATTTTTCAGTCTGGTAAGCCATTGTTGTCTACTTTCCATACTAAATAGACCAAGAAATGAGAGTAGTAGAGGTAAAAATCCCAACAGAGGGTGTACCGTTGTGAACACATTGGCAACAGTTAAGTGATGCGTGATTAACAGTTCTAGGGGTACGTTTTTCCCTCTGACAAAATGCCACACTTCTACTCTCATTGGTTTTGAACAAAGGAGGGTGTGTCATCGTCACTGACCTTTCCCCAGCTGATTGGCTGGCGGGGCGTTTCAGGTGGGGTTAGATTTTAAATGTACTCTTCCACAGATAAACTAGAGGGAGGAGAGTAAAGTGGAGGGAAGTCCAGTTTGTTCTGCTATTGGATGAGAAGACCAGCCATTTACAATACTTCCTCtagcacacacatacgcacagtGCAATGGCCGGGGATACTGTAGTGGGGTAGCAGTTGGTAGCAACTTTGGAATCAATTTCTCAGATACATTTAGCCACAGAATCAGTATATGGACAGTACTACTTAAACAGTGCCCCTCAAATGGATATTGCATGTGTACTGTATACACACTGACTGAATGGTTTGTCATAGTCTGGCCTTTCATTTAGTATAGTGTGTTTCCCACTCGTTTCCAAAAAACATGAATATTTACCCATTACGTATATTGATTTCCCCACTGCTAATGTTCACACAACACAATTTACCCAGTATGATTCAGTTGAATTCTGGCTTCTATAATGAACCACCAGATGTCGCCCATGTAACACCACTGCACAGATCTAGAATACAGGGATTAATGGGAGGCCATGTTAGTTAGGGTCAGTCTGATTGATACACAGTCCAGTAACCTGGAGTCACTGTATCCCGGGTTATGTCTTCCAGTGAAATGAGCTGATACGTGTGGTTCATGGCAGGGTTGTTACCACCCAGTGACCTGTTTCCTATGTATTTACAGTATTATGACGGGGCATGGCATTTGCTAAGATTAAACCACAGCCTATAATTACTTACCCTCAGGCAGGTGGCGGATTGATGATTTACCTGAATTCCTTGCGATTATAACAATTATCAGTGTCTCTATAATTGTCATTGGTCAAGAGGTCTACTTTGAGATAAACCACCTGAAGTggccactttctttctctctgtgtgcgtgtgtgtttgcgcgCGAGCGTTTTTGGTTGCCCGCGTTTGTGGATGTGCATCTTGGATCAAGCTTTCCTGCGCCACGTTTCGATGCTAATAATCCACATCACTGTCTGTC
This sequence is a window from Oncorhynchus keta strain PuntledgeMale-10-30-2019 chromosome 14, Oket_V2, whole genome shotgun sequence. Protein-coding genes within it:
- the LOC118394158 gene encoding UDP-glucuronosyltransferase 2C1-like, producing MHQFILVLITLLVLWPTTVHGGNVLVFPVEGSHWINMNVIIEALHSRGHSVSVVRPSDSWYIKETSPHYSSIPIDIPGGFDEDFATVFVGRLLEIQREGKGAWARFKLEMELTVKAGEMHEKVCEMLTYIFENKELMKSLQDAKYDLVLTDPAMAGGVILAHYLSLPVVFNVRWTIHGEGHFAIAPSPLSYVPMVGAELTDKMTFLEKVKNVLIYGMSSAQIAHAISPQYTALVSQYFGPEVDYFSLFQAADLWLMRVDFVFEFPRPTMPNVIYMGGFQCKPAKPLPQDLEEFVHSSGEHGVIIMSLGTLVAQLPRDLTDELAAAFSQLPQKVIWRHKGDRPASLGNNTLLVDWMPQNDLLGHPKTRLFVAHGGTNGVQEAIYHGVPIVGLPLIFDQPDNLHKMKARGAAKILDIFTISRDIFLQALQEVLNEPSYRMNMQRLSRLHRDVPMEPLDTALFWIEFVMRHKGAAHLRTESYKMPWYSYHSVDVMVFLLAVVLLIMLTTVAIIRCLCFRMCSRLKIKHE
- the LOC118394306 gene encoding calcium homeostasis modulator protein 6; protein product: MRVEVWHFVRGKNVPLELLITHHLTVANVFTTVHPLLGFLPLLLSFLGLFSMESRQQWLTRLKNELSNSPLVSNVAFGFILMGLEKLVELEFECPCNPKWNGLFSSAFFIIPAVMAFTLMVIIQGCRCDTWCRKTVSFSSFVPAIVWLILLFLDGQYFACAMTDWKGRFVIVDKAAPQKWCEPTSEGDVTPQELMLRSQQLFVVSQVLGIFLLIIICVGLIVYVIRESCQQASEMQDADVAELTVLRMSSLRTRTT